The following proteins are co-located in the Solanum pennellii chromosome 1, SPENNV200 genome:
- the LOC107017134 gene encoding uncharacterized protein LOC107017134: MHVSNSEQVELAAYQLKNKAKTGFDQWKEGRDKDAPHPSWPHFKEAFLGHFFPQKLKEAKLSLYDPEVVKDMRSRIHLFVASLDRASRKEGRVAMLTGDMDISKLMVYVQQVEEEKLSDIEEYRNKKAKTGNESRQQKSNATRSSLQQKQMGNAPSSASAPTLKKKFAPPDKAAPKELLPMLAEEQSACMLSIIAKSMRTHHMLSLRQLKVNEKNFPTHDVELVALVFSLKIWRHYLYCIHVDVFTDLKRLQYVFTQREFNLIQRRLLDLLKDYDMSILYHPVKVNVFVDALSRLSMGTTAHLKEDKKEAAKEVSRLARLGD, translated from the exons atgcatgtttCTAATTCTGAACAAGTTGAGCTAGCTGCATATCAACTGAAGAATAAGGCTAAGACTGGTTTCGATCAATGGAAGGAGGGAAGAGATAAAGATGCACCACATCCAAGTTGGCCCCATTTCAAAGAGGCTTTCTTGGGGCATTTCTTTCCCCAAAAATTGAAAGAGGCTAAG TTGTCCCTCTATGATCCTGAGGTTGTTAAGGACATGAGGAGTAGGATACACTTGTTCGTCGCTAGCTTGGATCGAGCATCAAGAAAAGAGGGAAGAGTTGCAATGCTAACAGGCGACATGGACATATCCAAgttgatggtttatgtgcaGCAGGTTGAAGAGGAGAAGCTGAGTGATATAGAAGAGTATAGAAATAAGAAAGCTAAGACAGGGAATGAGTCCAGGCAACAGAAGAGTAATGCAACCCGATCATCCTTACAACAGAAACAGATGGGTAATGccccatcatctgctagtgcacctacACTTAAGAAAAAAT ttgctccaccagacaaGGCTGCACCTAAGGAGCTACTTCCGATGCTAGCAGAGGAACAAAGCGCTTGTATGCTCTCAATTATCGCCAAGAGCATGAGAACTCACCatatgttgtcactg AGACAATTGAAAGTTAATGAAAAGAATTTTCCAACCCATGACGTAGAGTTGGTTGCTCTAGTATTCTCGttgaagatatggcgtcacTATTTGTATTGTATTCATGTGGATGTTTTCACTGATCTCAAGcgcctacaatatgtgttcactcagagaGAGTTTAATCTCATACAAAGGAGGTTGTTAGATTTGcttaaagattatgacatgagcattctttaccacccagttAAGGTAAATGTTTTTGTTGATGCCTTAAGTAGGTTGTCTATGGGTACTACTGCCCACCTTAAGGAAGATAAGAAAGAAGCGGCAAAAGAAGTGTCTAGACTTGCACGCCTAGGAGACTGA